The Leifsonia williamsii genome includes a region encoding these proteins:
- the crcB gene encoding fluoride efflux transporter CrcB: MTPLLVLAVAVGGGLGAVARLVLDGFVNSRVRVSFPLGTTVINVTGSFLLGLVTGLAMVHGLPPEWRAILGTGFLGGYTTFSTASYETVRLAQQRRYRAALFNGVGMLLLALAAAGLGLWLGQL, encoded by the coding sequence ATGACCCCGCTCCTGGTGCTCGCGGTGGCGGTCGGCGGCGGGCTCGGCGCGGTGGCCCGGCTCGTGCTCGACGGCTTCGTGAACAGCAGGGTGCGCGTGAGCTTCCCGCTCGGCACGACCGTGATCAACGTGACCGGGTCGTTCCTCCTCGGGCTGGTGACCGGCCTGGCGATGGTGCACGGGCTCCCGCCCGAGTGGCGGGCGATCCTCGGCACCGGGTTCCTCGGCGGCTACACCACGTTCAGCACGGCCAGCTACGAGACCGTTCGGCTCGCGCAGCAGCGGCGGTACCGGGCGGCGCTGTTCAACGGCGTGGGGATGCTGCTGCTGGCGCTCGCCGCGGCCGGGCTGGGGTTGTGGCTGGGCCAGTTGTGA
- a CDS encoding phage holin family protein — translation MTVEKAPLPRERRRTTRGLRPLPELTKDLVAQSRRLVAGEVALFKAEMTAKAKAAGIGAGLLVGALVFVFFALAVLITAAVCAFALIVPPWLAALIVAGILILLAVVAGLIGWRSLKKGVPPVPDDLKPELSADLRALKGEQP, via the coding sequence ATGACCGTCGAGAAGGCCCCGCTCCCCCGCGAGCGCCGCCGGACCACCCGGGGACTGCGCCCGCTGCCCGAGCTGACCAAGGACCTCGTGGCCCAGTCGCGCCGCCTGGTGGCCGGCGAGGTGGCGCTGTTCAAGGCCGAGATGACCGCCAAGGCCAAGGCCGCCGGGATCGGCGCCGGCCTGCTCGTGGGCGCACTCGTGTTCGTGTTCTTCGCCCTGGCGGTGCTCATCACCGCCGCCGTGTGCGCGTTCGCGCTGATCGTCCCGCCGTGGCTCGCCGCGCTGATCGTGGCCGGCATCCTGATCCTGCTCGCGGTCGTCGCCGGACTGATCGGCTGGCGCAGCCTCAAGAAGGGCGTCCCTCCGGTGCCCGACGACCTCAAGCCCGAGCTGAGCGCCGACCTGCGCGCGCTGAAGGGAGAGCAGCCGTGA
- a CDS encoding nuclear transport factor 2 family protein, translating into MADAITAWIDRYRRAWESNDPDDIRALFTEDASYRTEPFAEPWDGHLEIVEGWLDAQDDPGSVEFEWRLLGQDGPTYFVEGVTDYRDGPVYSNLWIVRLAADGRAEEFTEWWMEQEPGEEE; encoded by the coding sequence ATGGCCGACGCGATCACTGCTTGGATCGACCGCTACCGTCGCGCCTGGGAGTCGAACGACCCGGACGACATCCGGGCGCTCTTCACCGAGGACGCGAGCTACCGCACCGAACCGTTCGCCGAGCCGTGGGACGGCCACCTCGAGATCGTGGAGGGCTGGCTCGACGCGCAGGACGACCCCGGCTCCGTCGAGTTCGAGTGGAGGCTGCTCGGGCAGGACGGGCCGACCTACTTCGTCGAGGGCGTCACCGACTACCGCGACGGCCCGGTCTACAGCAACCTGTGGATCGTGCGCCTCGCCGCCGACGGCCGCGCCGAGGAGTTCACCGAGTGGTGGATGGAGCAGGAGCCGGGCGAAGAGGAGTAG
- a CDS encoding DUF3618 domain-containing protein yields MTSTTTPQLSRQGERPAGRPPIPAGAGINTLKLDIEVTRDELASTLDDLFATFNPRVQIRSHPTFFIGLFLAIAGGAAGIAVLLTRRRGRAR; encoded by the coding sequence GTGACCTCCACGACCACCCCCCAGCTGAGCCGCCAGGGCGAGCGCCCGGCGGGCCGGCCGCCGATCCCCGCCGGCGCCGGCATCAACACGCTCAAGCTCGATATCGAGGTGACCCGCGACGAGCTCGCGAGCACGCTCGACGACCTGTTCGCTACCTTCAACCCGCGCGTGCAGATCCGCTCGCATCCCACCTTCTTCATCGGCCTGTTCCTGGCGATCGCCGGTGGAGCGGCCGGTATCGCGGTGCTCCTGACGCGGAGGCGCGGGCGTGCCCGCTGA
- a CDS encoding fluoride efflux transporter FluC, whose amino-acid sequence MHLHWRSVLLVFVGGAIGTTVRYLLSLAVPPVLGLPLITLVINVTGAFVLGWLLEALALRGPDEGRRRDLRLFAGTGILGGYTTYSAFAVDTDGLLVAANVGGGLLYAAATIVIGAAATVAGIAAAAWFGRRRARRQGGAA is encoded by the coding sequence GTGCACCTGCACTGGCGCTCGGTGCTGCTCGTCTTCGTGGGCGGCGCGATCGGGACGACCGTGCGGTATCTGCTCTCGCTCGCCGTGCCTCCCGTGCTCGGCCTGCCGCTCATCACGCTCGTCATCAACGTCACGGGCGCCTTCGTGCTCGGCTGGCTGCTTGAGGCGCTGGCCCTGCGGGGTCCGGACGAGGGCCGCCGCCGCGACCTCCGGCTCTTCGCCGGTACAGGCATCCTCGGCGGCTACACGACCTACAGCGCCTTCGCTGTCGACACCGACGGCCTCCTCGTCGCGGCGAACGTCGGCGGCGGCCTCCTCTACGCGGCGGCGACCATCGTCATCGGCGCCGCGGCGACGGTCGCGGGCATCGCGGCGGCGGCCTGGTTCGGGAGGCGGCGGGCGCGACGGCAGGGAGGTGCGGCATGA
- a CDS encoding universal stress protein, whose product MSGNDSFGRGGILVAVVPGQPVIVLEHGARLADDLDLPLICATVDPNRYLVSSYVDGTVVALPYDPDLPEAEEERFDPELEEHIRSALAGRGIPYTLKQLAGDPAWALSRLADELDVRYIVVGTREAGLRGSLREFFNGSVAVHLAHRQHRPVMVVPLAPVPGAQNLPWEDPPV is encoded by the coding sequence ATGAGCGGGAACGACAGCTTCGGCCGGGGCGGGATCCTCGTCGCCGTCGTCCCCGGCCAGCCCGTGATCGTGCTCGAGCACGGCGCGCGGCTCGCCGATGACCTCGACCTGCCGCTGATCTGCGCGACGGTCGATCCCAACCGGTATCTGGTCTCGAGCTACGTCGACGGAACGGTGGTGGCCCTCCCGTACGACCCCGACCTCCCGGAGGCGGAGGAGGAGCGGTTCGACCCCGAGCTGGAGGAGCACATCCGCAGCGCGCTCGCGGGCCGTGGCATCCCGTACACGCTCAAGCAGCTCGCGGGCGACCCGGCCTGGGCGCTCTCGCGGCTCGCCGACGAGCTCGACGTGCGCTACATCGTGGTCGGCACGCGGGAGGCGGGGCTGCGCGGCAGTCTGCGCGAGTTCTTCAACGGCTCGGTCGCCGTGCACCTCGCGCACCGCCAGCATCGGCCGGTGATGGTCGTCCCGCTCGCGCCGGTGCCGGGCGCGCAGAATCTCCCGTGGGAAGACCCGCCCGTCTAG
- a CDS encoding BtrH N-terminal domain-containing protein, protein MTIIDGVPTTGGEHCETTSLGVLLTHAGLALSEPMLFGLGGGLSFIYWDSKQQPLPFLGGRVKPFELTRRLTERLGLDLQVHETGSERVAWERVRSTIDSGIPVGLQLDSHDLEYFGSRTHFAGHVVAMYGYDDERAYLVDTAQQGGAVSTSLTSLAAARSARGPMAARNRSFTVAFPTSVEQVRERVAAALLPAIAACAEEFVTPPIANIGDRGILTAARRIPSWFARVERPERDLPVIAMLMERGGTGGALFRNLYRDFLTECLGFDLDRRAAEVVEAGRDRFAESALLWSRVAALVQQAGETAEPERLVEAGHAVKEIAAIETSAMSSLRTLAA, encoded by the coding sequence ATGACGATCATCGACGGCGTGCCGACGACCGGCGGCGAGCACTGCGAGACGACCTCCCTGGGCGTGCTCCTGACGCACGCCGGGCTGGCGCTCTCCGAGCCGATGCTGTTCGGGCTCGGCGGCGGCCTGTCGTTCATCTACTGGGACTCCAAGCAGCAGCCGCTGCCCTTCCTGGGCGGCCGCGTGAAACCCTTCGAGCTCACCCGGAGGCTGACCGAGCGCCTCGGGCTCGACCTGCAGGTGCACGAGACCGGCTCCGAGCGCGTCGCATGGGAGCGCGTCCGGTCGACGATCGACAGCGGCATCCCGGTCGGCCTGCAGCTCGACAGCCACGACCTCGAGTACTTCGGCTCGCGCACGCACTTCGCCGGCCACGTCGTCGCGATGTACGGCTACGACGACGAGCGCGCCTACCTGGTCGACACCGCGCAGCAGGGCGGAGCGGTGTCGACCAGCCTGACGAGCCTCGCCGCGGCGCGGTCGGCGCGGGGCCCGATGGCCGCGCGGAACCGCTCCTTCACCGTCGCCTTTCCCACGTCGGTGGAGCAGGTGCGCGAGCGCGTCGCCGCCGCGCTCCTCCCGGCCATCGCCGCCTGCGCAGAGGAGTTCGTGACGCCGCCGATCGCCAACATCGGCGACCGGGGCATCCTCACGGCCGCCCGGCGCATCCCCTCCTGGTTCGCGCGCGTCGAGCGGCCGGAGCGCGACCTCCCCGTGATCGCCATGTTGATGGAACGAGGAGGGACGGGCGGCGCGCTGTTCCGCAACCTCTACCGCGACTTCCTCACGGAGTGCCTCGGCTTCGACCTCGACCGGCGCGCTGCGGAGGTCGTGGAGGCCGGCCGCGACCGCTTCGCCGAGTCGGCCCTGCTGTGGTCGCGCGTCGCCGCTCTCGTGCAGCAGGCGGGCGAGACCGCCGAACCCGAACGACTGGTCGAGGCCGGTCACGCGGTGAAGGAGATCGCCGCCATCGAGACCTCCGCCATGTCGTCGCTGCGCACGCTCGCGGCCTGA